From one Chryseobacterium sp. 3008163 genomic stretch:
- a CDS encoding VanZ family protein, which yields MDKISNIFIKILPIYWAFLTYMLLRPGVENHEYFFMFEGIDKVLHLGIFAMLGFSFMAAFPRIKFFYFFQIILIYAFLTEILQEEMGFGRSMETLDIVADTIGCLLGYYIYKRLIKRYFN from the coding sequence TTGGATAAGATTTCAAACATATTTATAAAGATACTGCCCATTTATTGGGCATTTCTTACTTATATGCTCCTGCGCCCCGGAGTAGAAAACCACGAATATTTCTTTATGTTCGAGGGAATCGACAAAGTTTTGCATCTGGGAATATTTGCAATGCTTGGTTTCTCATTTATGGCGGCTTTCCCGAGAATCAAGTTCTTTTACTTTTTTCAGATCATCCTTATCTACGCCTTCCTCACAGAAATCCTTCAGGAAGAAATGGGTTTCGGCAGATCAATGGAAACTTTAGACATTGTTGCCGACACCATTGGTTGCCTTCTCGGATACTATATATATAAGAGACTCATCAAAAGATATTTTAATTAG